The window TAATAGCTTCTAAATTTTAGTCACATATTATCTTTTGTAAAACATGTTGTTGCCACAATTGGCCttcatattaaacaaaaacttaaggacgttaaaaaaaaaattaacttcatttattactttttctgaatgttaaatattttgttttatatatgaaGAAGAAGTTGTTTGTTATAAAGCACAGCTTccaagcaaaaattaaaaaatattatgcatATGAATTAAATGTTAGCAGTTTAGAAACCATCATCTTCATCCTCTGCCATTTCCTTGGCCAATTCTAAATCTTGTTGTTCACGTTCACGACGCTCTTCGGCACTTTCTAAATCCTTACCATATGATTTGGGTGGATAACGCATAGCCTTAACACTTTGATTGTGTAAATTAAGACAGAATGAAATACGTTCATGAAAAGCCAATTGTGGTTCGCGGGTACTATAGACATCAGTACTTTCCTTGCTGCGCATATAGTTATTGGCAGGATCTAAAGTAGCCTCTATAACTCCATCGCGTATAGCTTTAGCTACTATAAATTCAGCATCTTCCGGCGAGTCTAGCATTAAACGTTTGGCAATATCTGAGGGTGAGATGCGCGAGTAGGAGAGACCAATCGAACGTATGGCGGTCTTGATGACATTGTGACGCAAACGTATGATAAGCGTATAGGTGTGATCTAGCTGAAATTTGGGACCAAAGTTCTCGACTACTTCACCGAATCTCTTAAGGTTACCCAAACGTACAGCCTGTGTTAGCTGGAAATAGGGAGCAAGAGATTTCCTTAAAGCAGCTTGACGAAAAACTTGTCTCTCGGGTATATTACCCAACAGCAGTTCTACCACAATAATAAGTTTCTGTACAGTTTGACGGAAACCAACAGCAGCACTTTGAGGTGCCTTACGTAAAGCCTGCACTAAATGCTTATGAGCATCACTGTATTCCAATTTAGCGGCTTTTATGCGACCCAAGTAGTACAAGAAACGAGCCCATTCATTGTTGCTGGCTGATTCGGGAAATACTGATTTCTTAACCAATTTATCGGCCTGATCGTAGAGAGAATAGTGTAAATAATTGCGCAATAGACAATTCAATAGAACAGCTTGACCCTCAAAATCATTACGCAGAGTAGCAGTACGCAAACGAGCATGAAGGAAGGGACGTATACCTTCCAAATTGTTAGTGAGTTCAGCAACACGTGAGTGATAGAAATAGAATTTAGCCAAAATCAAATCCAAACTACGACGATTTTGACCCTGGATTTTAGCCAACAAAGCATCAGAACAAGCTGAAGCCTTTTTCAACTCATTATCATCGATTAATTTCACCAAAAGTAACAAATGGAAATATGCATCAATCTCAATTATGGGAGCCGCAGTGGCCGGACGTACTTTTTGTACCTTAGGCTCGGGTGTGCCCGCGGGTACGGCAGGAGCAAAAGCTAAAGCGGCCTCACGATCAGCTCCAGTGGGATAAACAATGGTAGCCAAGTAACGCAATACAACACCATTCAGTTTACGTCTAGTGCTAGGCAGTGTTCTTAAAACACGCGCAATAAAACTGCaagttttgaaagaaaattaacgTCTTCTCTTTATATTTGTTATCCCAAAAACCTACCGATATTCATTGCTAATCACAGCTTTATCAATTTTTCTTATATGCTCCCGGATTTCTAAAATATGCACAACATCTTGATCTTTTTTGCCATCAGCATTTGAACTTTCATCGGAAGGATCAACCTCCATTTCGGTATCTTTGACTTGAGTTTCAGTTACCGTcattatttttgtagttcttatTTTTCTCgactataaaactttaaaaatgtttgcttttttttttgtttggcaaAAATCTGCAGACagtaattttttcttcttctgttTAAAAAGTTGTCGAGTAATGCTCTTCAAGTAAACAAGATGAGTCGGATGTTTGTTATGAAATGGAATGAAACACTTTTTCACAGGGTGTATAAGAATCAACACAGAATTAgatgttttataataaactgtttttatatGAGCAAATTACAGCTTTAGTtgtgaataaaatatattgatcCATGTaagtttatgtttcttttttgttatttcagaacaataaaaaaacagcgACAACCATAgctacaaaaatatattgtcattagggttctataaatcgactttcgaataatcgaacaatcgactttttgtcgaaaaaagtcgaaaagtcgaagtcgactattttgttccaaaaagtcgataactcgactatcgtctatgaaaaaagtcgaaaagtcgactttgtaaataatagtcggaaagtcgaaaagagacgaaaagtaggaaaaagtcgaaaagtcggaaaaagccgaaaaagtcggaaaaagtcgaaaagtcgactatttataagtagactttgtaaataaaagtcagaaagagtcgaaaagtaggaaaaagtcgaaaagtcggaaaaagtcgaaataagtcggaaaaagtcgaaaaaagtcggaaaaagtcgaaagaagtcggaaaaagccgaaaaagtcggaaaaagtcgaaaagtagactatttataaaatattaaaagtcgaaaaatcgacttttaattaaatgaaaaaagtcgaaaaatctgcttttaactaaatgcaaaaagtcgacttttcataaaatgcaaaatgtcgacttttcattaaatgcaaaaagtcgactcttcgttttaactatagaaccctaattgtCATGTGATGAAATTTTTTACCGAACGTATTTGACAATTATCAACAAATATATGCATCACCCTGTCACTTCCAACTAGAAATTTTTCGGAGTTGATATGCAacttttttatcaattatttttctttcctagttttacatt of the Lucilia cuprina isolate Lc7/37 chromosome 2, ASM2204524v1, whole genome shotgun sequence genome contains:
- the LOC111676792 gene encoding probable 26S proteasome non-ATPase regulatory subunit 3; this translates as MTVTETQVKDTEMEVDPSDESSNADGKKDQDVVHILEIREHIRKIDKAVISNEYRFIARVLRTLPSTRRKLNGVVLRYLATIVYPTGADREAALAFAPAVPAGTPEPKVQKVRPATAAPIIEIDAYFHLLLLVKLIDDNELKKASACSDALLAKIQGQNRRSLDLILAKFYFYHSRVAELTNNLEGIRPFLHARLRTATLRNDFEGQAVLLNCLLRNYLHYSLYDQADKLVKKSVFPESASNNEWARFLYYLGRIKAAKLEYSDAHKHLVQALRKAPQSAAVGFRQTVQKLIIVVELLLGNIPERQVFRQAALRKSLAPYFQLTQAVRLGNLKRFGEVVENFGPKFQLDHTYTLIIRLRHNVIKTAIRSIGLSYSRISPSDIAKRLMLDSPEDAEFIVAKAIRDGVIEATLDPANNYMRSKESTDVYSTREPQLAFHERISFCLNLHNQSVKAMRYPPKSYGKDLESAEERREREQQDLELAKEMAEDEDDGF